Genomic segment of Mycolicibacterium psychrotolerans:
CCGCACCCAGTCGGCGGTCGCGCCGGCGGCCAGTGGCGTACCGCGGATCTCGACGGTCTCGCCGCCGAACACGGTGACGTAGTTGTCGGTGTAGGTGACCGGCAGCAGTTCGTCGGCGTCGGGAGCGGCCAGCAGTTCGGCCCGGGCGAAGAACGCCACGCCGCGCCCCGGGTTGTGCAGCCGGATGACCACGCCGTCGGCGGTGCGGGCGGCGCTGACCTCGAGCCGGCCGCGGGGCATCGTGTTGAGCGCGGTCATGTCGGCCCAGGCGGCCGGCCGCAGCTCGAAGGCCTGGTCGTTGCCCGGGTCGCCGACGTCGTCGCGGCGCCGGGACTGCCAGTAGGTGTTCTCGGCGATCAGCGCGCCGGTGGCGTCGCGCAGGTCGAGGCGGACGAAGAACACCGGGGAGTCCCGGGCGACGCGCGGTAGCGACAGGGCCGCGACGTGACCGCCCGCCGCGACGTCGAGCGGGTCGCTGGTGCGGTCCTCGCGGACGCGGCCCTGCAGGTCGTACACCCGCACCCGCACCGTGAGACCGCGGTGCTCGGCCGGGGTCTGGTTGACGACGGTGACCGCGGCGCGGCTGTGGTCGCCGGTGGCGTACGCATCGAACACCGCCGACAGCGGCCGCAGGCCTTTCTTGGCGCCGAAGTAGGCGCCGCCGGGGCGCAGGTAGTAGTCGAAGAGATGGCCGAAGAACGACGGCCAGTGGTTGTTGAGCATCCAGTACACGGTCATCTTGTGCGTGTCCCACCCGCCGGCGGCGAACGCCTCGAACTGTGCACGCGTCGATTCGTAATGTGCCAGTTGGGCTTTGGCGGTGAACATTTCGGCACTGGTGGACGGGCCGTAGCGCCGGTCGATGGCGCGCCGGATGGTCGTCAACGCGGCGTTGCTGGTGTTGGCGCCGGCATGGAAGTACCAGGTGTCGTTGATCGGCCACAGCTTGTCGGCCGGGATGAACCGGCGCAGGCTCGCCATCGGCGGGATGTGTTCGTTGTCGCCCTGCTCGGCGTTCGCGCCGCGCGCGGCGCCGTACCGGCCGGCGAACCAGTAGCTCGGCGGACGCCAACTGTACGGGCCGGCCATGTGGATGCCGTCCCAGAGCACCTGGCCGTCCGCGTCTCTGGCGAAGCTGGACACCGTGTCGACGACGGCCCCCGGCCAGTGCAGTGCCTCGAGGATGCGCCGGTAGTCGGCGAGCAGGTCCGGCGGCGGGGTGCCGTCGCTGCCGTTGGCCCACACGAAAGCCGAAGCGTGCGAACGCAACAGGGTGATCACCGACGTCAGGCTCTCGCGTGCCACCCGCTGGTCCTCGGTGTCCCACTGCGACCACTTCTCCCACTGGTTGCAGCACATCCAGCCCAGCATCAGGGGGATGCCCAGTTCGTCGGCCATGTCGACCAGTCGTTCGCCGGGGAACTTGCCCTCCAGCCGCAGCATGTTCAGGCCCAGGTCCTTGACGTAGCGCAGCGTGGCGGTGTCGCGTGCCGGATCGTCGGCGTAGAGCAGGTCGGGGGCGTACGCCGCGCCGCGGATCGCGAGGTCGCGCCCGTTGACGGTCAGGTAGAAGTTGCCGCCGCCGCCGAGTTCGGGATGGCTGGTGTCATCGTCGCGGTGCTGGGACACCTCCCGGATCCCGAAGCGCTGCAGGCGTTCGTCGGAGGCGCGGCCGAACCGGCGGAACTCGGTGTGCAGGTCATACAGCGCGGGTTCGCCCATCGTGTAGGGCCACCACAGGTCCGGGTGGTCGACCGACAACTGTGGGTGGTCGGCGGGGTCGAACTCGACCTCGCGCTGTTCTCCCGGCGCCAGACTCACCCGCCGCTCGACGACGATGTCGGGTTTCCCCGCCCGGCTGATCGTCGCGCGTACGACCCCGCGCACGGCCGTCGCAGCGTAGTTACGGACGCTGGTGTAGACCGTCAGGCGAGCCGAATCCGTCTGCGGCAGCGGCAGATCCGAGTTCACAGCGGAGGCGCCGAGCACGACGTCCTGCGACATCTGCAGATACACCGGTTTCCAGATGCCCGCGTTGCGGTCGGCGACGAAGGAGGTGTTCACCGGCCGGGCGCCGGGCGGGGCCCGGTAGCCGAGGTAGCGCCAGTTGATCCAGTCGTACCAGCTGTCGGCCAGTTCGACGCCGTCGACGTCCTGCAGCGCCTGTTCGGGTGTCACCTTGACCGCGAGCACGTTGGCTCCCCCGCGGTTGATCCACGGTGTCGTGTCGATCTCGTGCCCGACGTGCATCCCGACCACCCGGGAGGCGTCGGCGATACGGTGCCCGTTGAGCCAGACCTCGGCGCGGTAGTTGATGCCGGGGAACTCGAGCAGGTAGGTGGAGTGACCGCGGGGCGCGTCGAAAGTCGTGCGGTACCACCAGTCTTGCGTGTAGAGGTCCTGGGGCACCTCGTCGCGCAGGTTGGTGCCGACGTAGAGGTCGGGATAGCTGCCGTCGGCCTGCAGTGCCTGCAGCACGGTGGCGGGCATCCGCGCGATGGGATGCCAACCGGCGTCGGAGTAGCCCCGCGCCGACACCGCCGCGCCGTCCTGGCCCGCGGCGCGCGCGGAGATCAACCGCCAGCCCTCCGTCAGTTCGACGCGCGACGGTGCCGGCGTGGGCCGGCCGACCTCCGGGACGTCGGCGACGCCGAGCACCGCGATGAGTGCGGCGAGCACGACGATGGCCAGCGCCGCGCGCACACCGCCGCGGCCCCGGCTGTCAGCGGCGATGGTCGGTGCCCCGAGTCCCGCGGACGGTGCGGCGGCGGACCCTACTTGTGCGGGACGTCGTTGACGAGGCCGCCGTCCATGACGAACTCGGCGCCTGTGGCGTACCGGGATTCGTCACTGGCCAAGAACACCACGAAAGTGGCCACCTCGTCGGGTTGGCCGGGGCGGCCGAGCGGGATACGCAGCATGTTGTCAGGGAAGTGCTTGGTCATCGGGGTGCGGATGAATCCCGGGTGCACCGAGTTGACCCGGATGTTGTGCGGTCCGAGTTCGAGTGCCGCCGACTTGGTCAGCCCGCGCACCGCCCACTTCGAGGCGACGTACGGGTGCACCATCACCGCCCCGCGCAGCCCCTCGATGGAGGAGATGTTGATGATCGATCCGCCGCCGGCCTGCTTCATCGCCTCGACCGAGGCCTGCATGCCGAGGAACGTCCCGGTCAGGTTCACGTCGATGACCTTCTGCCACTTGGCCATGTCGAACTTGCCGATCTGCCCGAGCGCCACGGTGCCTGCGTTGTTCACCAGCACGTTCAGCGTGCCGAATGCGTCGAGGGCGGTGGCCACGGCGGCGTCCCACTGGTCGGCCTGGGTGACGTCGAGATGCACGTAGCGGATGGAGTCCGGTGTCTCGGCGTTGATCTCGTCGGCCAGTTCCCGGCCCTTCTCGTCGAGGATGTCGCCGATCACGACCTTGGCGCCCTCGGCGATCAGCGCCCGGGCGTCCTCGGCGCCCATCCCCTGCGCGCCGCCACTGATGAGTGCCACTTTTCCGTCCACGCGTCCCATGGGGCGACAGGCTACCGCACCCCCACCGCGCAACTAGAACTTGTTCCAATTTGCCCGGGCAGCACGCATACTGGCCGCCATGGCTATTCGTGTGGCGCAGATCGGCACCGGTAACTGCGGCAGTCTGACGCTGCGCCAACTCATCGAGGATCCGCGCTTCGAGCTCACCGGGGTGTGGGTGTCCTCGGAGGCCAAGGTGGGCCGGGATGCCGGGGAGCTCGCGCGCCTCGACGTCACCACGGGCGTGAAAGCCGTCGGCGACCTCGCCGAGATCGTCGCGGCCGCGCCGGACTGCGTCGTCTACTGCGCGATGGGCGACATCCGGCCCAAGGAGGCGCTGGCCGACGTCCGGGCGTTCCTCGGGGCAGGCATCAACGTGGTCGGGTCGTCACCGGGTTTCCTCGAGTACCCCTGGGGCGTGGTCGGCGAGCGGACCATCGACCGGGTCGAGACCGCCGCCCGGCAGGGCAATGCGAGCGTGTTCATCACCGGCGTGGACCCCGGATTCGTCACCGACCTGCTCCCGCTGGCGCTGGCGGGCACCTGCCAGAGCATCAGCCAGATCCGCACGATGGAGATCGCCGACTACGCGACCTACGACGGCGCGACCGTGATGTTCGACGTGATGGGCTTCGGTAACGAGGTCGGCGATCTGCCGTTCCTGTACCAACCCGGCGTGCTGAGCGCGGCGTGGGGCGTGGCCATCCGCCAGCTCGCCGCCGGTCTCGGCGTGGAACTCGACGAGATCAGGGACATGGTCGAGCAGGAACCCGCCCCCGAGGAC
This window contains:
- a CDS encoding glycoside hydrolase family 2 protein; the protein is MRAALAIVVLAALIAVLGVADVPEVGRPTPAPSRVELTEGWRLISARAAGQDGAAVSARGYSDAGWHPIARMPATVLQALQADGSYPDLYVGTNLRDEVPQDLYTQDWWYRTTFDAPRGHSTYLLEFPGINYRAEVWLNGHRIADASRVVGMHVGHEIDTTPWINRGGANVLAVKVTPEQALQDVDGVELADSWYDWINWRYLGYRAPPGARPVNTSFVADRNAGIWKPVYLQMSQDVVLGASAVNSDLPLPQTDSARLTVYTSVRNYAATAVRGVVRATISRAGKPDIVVERRVSLAPGEQREVEFDPADHPQLSVDHPDLWWPYTMGEPALYDLHTEFRRFGRASDERLQRFGIREVSQHRDDDTSHPELGGGGNFYLTVNGRDLAIRGAAYAPDLLYADDPARDTATLRYVKDLGLNMLRLEGKFPGERLVDMADELGIPLMLGWMCCNQWEKWSQWDTEDQRVARESLTSVITLLRSHASAFVWANGSDGTPPPDLLADYRRILEALHWPGAVVDTVSSFARDADGQVLWDGIHMAGPYSWRPPSYWFAGRYGAARGANAEQGDNEHIPPMASLRRFIPADKLWPINDTWYFHAGANTSNAALTTIRRAIDRRYGPSTSAEMFTAKAQLAHYESTRAQFEAFAAGGWDTHKMTVYWMLNNHWPSFFGHLFDYYLRPGGAYFGAKKGLRPLSAVFDAYATGDHSRAAVTVVNQTPAEHRGLTVRVRVYDLQGRVREDRTSDPLDVAAGGHVAALSLPRVARDSPVFFVRLDLRDATGALIAENTYWQSRRRDDVGDPGNDQAFELRPAAWADMTALNTMPRGRLEVSAARTADGVVIRLHNPGRGVAFFARAELLAAPDADELLPVTYTDNYVTVFGGETVEIRGTPLAAGATADWVRVSGYNTAPVVVPVR
- a CDS encoding glucose 1-dehydrogenase, with protein sequence MGRVDGKVALISGGAQGMGAEDARALIAEGAKVVIGDILDEKGRELADEINAETPDSIRYVHLDVTQADQWDAAVATALDAFGTLNVLVNNAGTVALGQIGKFDMAKWQKVIDVNLTGTFLGMQASVEAMKQAGGGSIINISSIEGLRGAVMVHPYVASKWAVRGLTKSAALELGPHNIRVNSVHPGFIRTPMTKHFPDNMLRIPLGRPGQPDEVATFVVFLASDESRYATGAEFVMDGGLVNDVPHK
- a CDS encoding NAD(P)H-dependent amine dehydrogenase family protein; the protein is MAIRVAQIGTGNCGSLTLRQLIEDPRFELTGVWVSSEAKVGRDAGELARLDVTTGVKAVGDLAEIVAAAPDCVVYCAMGDIRPKEALADVRAFLGAGINVVGSSPGFLEYPWGVVGERTIDRVETAARQGNASVFITGVDPGFVTDLLPLALAGTCQSISQIRTMEIADYATYDGATVMFDVMGFGNEVGDLPFLYQPGVLSAAWGVAIRQLAAGLGVELDEIRDMVEQEPAPEDFDVAVGTIKKGTVAAVRFQIEGLVGGEPAIVVEHITRLRGDLRPDWAQPAQEGGSYRVEITGEPSYVMDICPTSRNGDHNYAAILAAAGRIVNAVPDVVAAAPGIRTTLDLPLVAGRGTYRGGGPSAG